AGATTGGTAGTTATCAGTTGTTAAATAAATGGAATACGTTAATTTTGGGTGTTGCATGGCAGTATACTTAAATAACTTTTGATTATTTAAGTTTTCTAGTGTTTATATCCTGTATATAGTTTCATATATTTCTTAAATTCCATGACTTCAGAAATATTGAACAGATGGCCTTAACCCTGATCTGGATGGGACTTGTGGGTCTCCTGGCAATGGGTATAAACTCTGAAGAGCACTCTACCTTCATAACTCTTCACAATGAGACTGGACCCCTCGCCAACGTCTCTACTAACGCCACTACGAAACGTCAGCGGGACGTGGTGTGAGTAGATCTCCCAGCTCAGTGATTACTAaattgtactttttttttttctttttttttttttacaaatggtAAACTAGTGTGAACACTAAAAAAAACTATTTTCCCGTAGGCCTCGTGTATCCTTCAACGTAAAGAGAGCTACAGATAAACTAACAGCCGTCGCTCACGTTCATTTTCAGGTAAATTAAATTCATAATGGAAGAAGGTCCAGCAGTCAATTGTACCAACATAATTTGGTAAAATATACGCTACTTATGTTTTGGTAAATGAAAATGTAGGATTAAAATGTAAAATTTATATACGTTACAATTTGGAAAATCGTCGTACAGTTAAgtaaaattggggggggggggtgttatttaATGAACATGGATGAAAAGGTAAACTGAAACATAATATATACTGCAAGGTACAAAAGTTTGTATACTTGCACCACTTTACTAGTATAGGTTTAAACATAAGACGGCTTGGTGTTATTCCCTAAACTAGTGAATTAgggatccccccccctcccttaaatGTGACCTATTTACGGTCAACAATCCTGACTTGCAGCTGTCGATAGTAACATTCTAATTTGTTCTCTCTAAACGACTTTAGACTTTTTATTGACCCATTCTATCTTTGACTTCTCAAATTATTTTGAGAAgacatatttaaatatataaaagtattgATGAATTTGACATCCTAGAGGAAACAAAATTGGTAACTTCCTAAACTACTACAGGAAGTGGTGACCAACACAGGAGGCGGCTGGGACAATACAACCAGCGAGTTCGTGGTTCCTGTTGCAGGACGTTATTTATTCATTTTCGGCGCTATTAGTGACCGGACCAACGACTTTGCGTGAGTAGCAAACTCCAAACGTTATGAAGTGCTGAAACAAGTGTGCATAAAATATTGATTCCAATTTCCACTTGTTTACAGACTGTCTTTGACCCACAATGGCGTGAATAGGGCGACAGCTTACGCGACGACCACGACCTTGGAATACGCCTCCACCTCGGTGACCTTGGACCTCTACACGCTTGACAGGATATCCTTAAAGTTGCAGCAGGGCACCATACACGAAAAGCCGGGCGAAGAAACCTTTACAACCTTCGTGGGTTATCTTCTCTTCGCCTGGTGAAAGTCTACATCTGATGTGAGGTGCCTTTATACCAATTAAATTACTTTGTGCATTACGATAATTTTAATGAGTTGGTTGCCCATTGCTTGTCTATACTGTCTCGCAAGTCATTATCAATAACAATGTTCCCAATAAAACTTGGAGGGGAACTGGGCTAAAGTTCATAAATATCTTACCATGCATTGATAAAAAGCTTAAGATTAAACTGTAACTAATTTAGCATTCCTTGACGTAAGTCAACTATCTGTATGGTTAACTAGTGCGTCTTTTAATGGTTTCCAAACGACAAAAAAACTACCTAAtgtgtccttatcctaacctaccagagacccCAAAACGGGTCTGTACATCTTAATCGCCAGCAGTTTCCATTTTCTAGTAAAATTTATGGCCTTGTGAAACTCGTACCAACGAAATGCTACCTACTTTGTAGAAAGAATAGACTTGACATGCATGGTCCTTCCTAAACTATAGGAGGGGTAACTTGtacacagttcccccccccccctccttccattcCGAACACTACCGTTTGAGCATGCTTACTGGGATCCTGAAAAGCCTATCCCCAGTAGCGTTTTATGAACCATAAGAGAAAGGAACTATTACATTAAAAACTAAGTGTACCTAACCATGCAttgcccccctccccgctcagctcgttgtcgccgtctgggggcttagtgggcggctgccggagtgtgatgctccttgggacagtcctctgtccttttctagccttgtgctcctgctgccgtcctctccaattctgctgggcatcttttccttttccttctgtttcgtttttctcccccctcttctcctatctgcttgccgtttcctgccgaccttttgctcgttctggttcttcccttggacttcttctactttgacgcccgggtgcttgaggaggcatactcttgcacccgtagaactgcagtacccgacgtcgagagcgaggggaaccttttattgtcaatccccacttcgtcactgaacccgatctcgacggactgtcggtttcttaaggtggcgtttgtggggcgtatactcacgacgcacccctaggaggccccgacaagatcggcgatagcttcttgttgggtgtcctgcctctaattgtggctccatggtgggtgtgggggcacattcgtgagtgaattcgtaatttcgtcaagatgataacccctgtttcggctgcttctggcttaccttttcaggctcgtggggtgggcgaccaagcccccgagtcggtccgtattggaagaccgggctctgtagcctctgctgcattgggccccgaccttgctcctcctttggcctctctgactccttcccctggctcccctccctcctctgtggttgggtcgagccccaagcccccagtggtgactgcctcgtcccctggcgcggctccttctctagttgttactactgcgccttttaacccctctctctctgggggttctcaccgccgttctcgtcacggccgccctcgctcgattccttccagttctgctacctatcaagccttgtttggtcccgcttcgtgggccaaatattttgatctcctccctcttgattctgcgcctcctgacgatttctcccttcatcgacatctcattgattccgtggatgcctccattacttttaaccccactcgtctcggtacgcgtgtcgttgctgctccttctcaggatgctgcttcccgcttggctgccttatcctgccttggcgagacccccgttcgggtctcgaagaacgtccagttgaatgccagtgttggcactattttgctcccgccccatgttgcgaccggtgttcgggacctacgcgactgccacgacgatattcgacatatcctcgctgcccagggccattctattctccaggtggacacgtttactcgtccccctcgtggtagtcgccgtcaacccctccgggttgtgaagattacctttgatggtaggacccttccaccctctgtcattcttgctggtgccaggtgctctgtccaggagtacattccttctcctcggctctgcaacaagtgctggaggtttgggcatggtgccctccgctgctccgggactgtctctctctgtcctttgtgtggtggcgaaggtcactctaagtcggagtgcgcttctccccaggctcgttgcctcaactgcggtgaggcccatcctaccttctcccgtgcgtgtgtccattacaagcttgaggcagccgtcctcaacttgaagcaccgggagcgtttatcttttcctgaggcgaggcgccaggttcgccggctcccgccttatgctaatatctcttatgctcgcgtgttgcgctcttcctctcctcgtccttcccgccttcctcagactcacaaccgtttccaggccttggaccctgatgcgcccactgccccctcctctgtccctttgggttctctcccgaaggatcctcctcctggtcctctgtctggggttccccttccttctacccggtctgtcgtgtcttctgtgtctccttcctcgtccccctccgatcctccttcccatcctcttcctccatctatcggctctccccgccgcctgtcggtgcgggcggatgtccatcgctctcctaacggccgtcgtgtgtgctctcgttcggcttctcctgttgagacactggagtccgttgcccggtacgtagttgctgggacaccggtctctttaagtcagaagcgtaagcctggctcctctccttcctcttccccggcgggtaagaaggcttcgctttcttcctcagctcctccttctggctctgttgctccttccactcccgtttcagtgcttgcgccccctgttcctgctatggaggtttctttggcccctgcttccctttcggttgctgctcttgctggggtgcgctcctctttctactccccctcttcctgctgctgtccttgactgctcctctccgttgtctcctcctcctcctcctcctcctccggaccctacccgcccacctctgatctgttctcccgtttccttccctccgtctttgctcagtttacccatgccccctaaccctgactttgctgaccctgatcccgaccctgatattctttaacgtgctctgttggtctttcgcctttgtttcttccttgttctctgtttttgtcctttctcttctcgtcgttgtccattcttcaatggaacgttcgaggttattacgccaatttcctcgaactccaacttctggtttcgcggttttc
The sequence above is drawn from the Procambarus clarkii isolate CNS0578487 chromosome 49, FALCON_Pclarkii_2.0, whole genome shotgun sequence genome and encodes:
- the LOC123763430 gene encoding cerebellin-3-like, coding for MALTLIWMGLVGLLAMGINSEEHSTFITLHNETGPLANVSTNATTKRQRDVVPRVSFNVKRATDKLTAVAHVHFQEVVTNTGGGWDNTTSEFVVPVAGRYLFIFGAISDRTNDFALSLTHNGVNRATAYATTTTLEYASTSVTLDLYTLDRISLKLQQGTIHEKPGEETFTTFVGYLLFAW